In Armatimonadota bacterium, a genomic segment contains:
- a CDS encoding ABC transporter permease, producing MLALVGFVLVFSLLYPDRFLSGLNISTILRQFVTLMLFALGPSLMVVTGALDLTYVGIWMLGGVLVWLLKPVLGAAAILVILLLGLTSGFIVGVIQVKAKVPSFILTLSLLVTYWGLTARLSGGYPRSVRGYEFITAPLIPLVPTPLLWAIPLIVAAVFIMTRTKVGIYLYAIGSNEEGARLAGVDVDRYKILGFTLSGAFTGFGAMILFQHLGGATPVELNLNNVVWPLVAIVLGGTPLVGGSGGPQRTILGALTFAVVDRGLILSLLRPELVQLLLGLLLIISIVVGSRGLRGVTVT from the coding sequence GTGCTGGCCCTGGTGGGTTTCGTGCTGGTCTTTTCCCTCCTCTATCCGGACCGGTTCCTGAGCGGGCTGAACATCTCCACCATCCTCAGGCAGTTTGTCACGCTCATGCTGTTCGCCCTCGGCCCGTCCCTCATGGTCGTCACCGGCGCCCTGGACCTCACCTATGTCGGGATCTGGATGCTGGGGGGCGTGCTGGTGTGGCTCCTGAAGCCCGTCCTGGGCGCGGCCGCGATCCTGGTGATCCTGCTTCTGGGGCTGACCAGCGGGTTCATCGTCGGCGTGATTCAGGTGAAGGCCAAGGTGCCCTCCTTCATCCTCACCCTGAGCCTGCTGGTGACCTACTGGGGCCTGACGGCGAGGCTTTCCGGAGGGTATCCGCGGTCGGTCCGGGGCTATGAGTTCATCACGGCGCCGCTCATCCCGCTGGTGCCTACGCCGCTGCTCTGGGCGATTCCGCTCATCGTCGCGGCGGTCTTCATCATGACACGCACGAAGGTGGGCATCTACCTCTACGCGATCGGGTCCAACGAAGAAGGGGCGCGCCTGGCCGGCGTGGACGTCGATCGCTACAAGATTCTGGGGTTCACCTTGAGCGGCGCCTTCACAGGGTTCGGGGCGATGATTCTCTTCCAGCACCTCGGCGGCGCCACGCCGGTGGAGCTCAACCTGAACAACGTGGTCTGGCCGCTCGTGGCGATCGTCCTGGGGGGGACCCCGCTGGTCGGCGGGAGCGGCGGGCCCCAGCGGACGATCCTCGGGGCGCTGACCTTTGCCGTCGTCGATCGCGGTCTGATCCTCTCCCTGCTGCGCCCGGAGCTCGTGCAGCTCCTCCTGGGACTCCTGCTGATCATTTCTATTGTCGTCGGCAGCCGCGGGCTGCGGGGGGTCACGGTGACGTGA
- a CDS encoding sugar ABC transporter ATP-binding protein, whose protein sequence is MQPPVLEVAGVSKTFDTVVCALENVGLAVRPREIVGVVGENGAGKSTLMKILVGAYAPDTGELWYRGSRVPFPRNPTEAARRGISIVYQEKGVIPLLPVYQFLLLGQEDRYTALTGLRLEAMKRQAQAMLDELHVPCTAEDVMYELPASTQKMVEIARAMLSVRLACNDLTVPPVIILDEPTAPLTLEERRELFRDLLAMKSTASFIFVSHVIPEVMEFADRVYVLRDGRLVAHFDLSEEKITEEELFRAIVGREAAEFAPAWGARRVVDEAVVLAAEGLTKRGAYYDVSFALRRGECLGLFGPAGSGKSEIVATIAGLSPFDAGSLTIKGRRVRADEPPHLRLARGVGYFSGETGKELFLNWPVAQNISILNIARIVGKRLPVIRLQAERAMAERVVRKLRIRTPSVNTDCYSLSGGSKQKVSVGKWLERSPEILLLEDPTIGIDVGARADIYEIFGEMKRQGTAMLLVSDDPKEYATLCDTILLIRDGRVQRALTPGEFAEMTTLRRPPAGGH, encoded by the coding sequence ATGCAGCCGCCGGTGCTCGAGGTTGCCGGTGTCTCCAAGACCTTCGATACCGTAGTGTGCGCCCTGGAGAACGTCGGCCTGGCCGTCCGCCCCCGTGAGATTGTCGGGGTGGTCGGGGAGAACGGCGCCGGCAAGTCGACCCTGATGAAGATTTTGGTCGGGGCCTACGCCCCTGACACGGGAGAGCTGTGGTATCGGGGCTCCCGCGTGCCCTTTCCTCGAAACCCTACGGAGGCGGCGCGCCGGGGAATTTCCATCGTCTATCAGGAAAAGGGCGTCATTCCCCTGTTGCCGGTCTACCAGTTTCTCCTCCTCGGCCAGGAGGACCGCTACACGGCCCTGACGGGACTGCGGCTCGAGGCGATGAAGCGGCAGGCGCAGGCGATGCTGGACGAGCTGCACGTCCCCTGCACGGCCGAAGATGTGATGTACGAACTCCCGGCCTCCACCCAGAAGATGGTCGAGATCGCGAGGGCGATGCTGAGCGTGCGACTGGCCTGCAACGATCTCACCGTGCCGCCGGTGATTATTCTCGACGAGCCCACAGCGCCCCTCACGCTGGAGGAGCGCCGGGAACTCTTCCGCGACCTCCTGGCGATGAAGAGCACGGCCTCCTTCATCTTTGTCTCGCACGTCATTCCCGAGGTGATGGAGTTTGCGGACAGAGTCTATGTGCTACGGGACGGCCGGCTGGTCGCCCACTTCGATCTGTCCGAAGAGAAGATCACCGAGGAGGAGTTGTTCCGGGCCATCGTCGGCCGGGAGGCCGCCGAGTTCGCCCCGGCCTGGGGGGCACGGCGCGTCGTGGACGAGGCCGTCGTCCTGGCCGCCGAGGGGCTGACGAAACGCGGAGCCTACTACGACGTCTCCTTCGCCCTGCGCCGGGGCGAGTGCCTGGGCCTCTTCGGACCGGCGGGATCGGGCAAGAGCGAGATCGTGGCCACCATTGCCGGGTTGTCCCCCTTCGACGCGGGATCCCTCACCATCAAGGGCCGGCGGGTCAGGGCTGACGAACCGCCCCACCTGCGCCTGGCACGGGGGGTGGGGTACTTCTCCGGGGAGACCGGGAAGGAGCTGTTTCTTAACTGGCCGGTGGCGCAGAATATTTCCATTTTGAACATCGCCAGGATCGTCGGGAAGCGTCTGCCTGTGATCCGTCTCCAGGCCGAGCGGGCGATGGCCGAAAGGGTCGTCCGGAAGCTCCGCATCAGGACCCCCAGCGTGAACACGGATTGCTACTCCCTGAGCGGCGGGAGCAAGCAGAAGGTGTCCGTGGGGAAGTGGCTGGAGCGGAGCCCTGAGATCCTCCTGCTCGAGGATCCGACCATCGGCATCGACGTGGGGGCCCGGGCCGATATCTACGAGATCTTCGGGGAGATGAAGAGGCAGGGCACGGCGATGCTGCTGGTCAGTGATGATCCGAAGGAGTACGCCACGCTGTGCGACACCATCCTCCTGATCAGGGACGGCCGGGTGCAGCGCGCCCTCACCCCCGGGGAGTTCGCGGAGATGACGACGCTCCGCAGACCCCCGGCGGGCGGACACTGA
- a CDS encoding sugar ABC transporter substrate-binding protein: MGTSGLTRREFVRGAALTGMGLWAGTYARSFVPTPTKAEAAAAADERRKLARQYQNAKPGERFTIGHITWGLAQEYLMMCYQASEQACRQLGLKFAGAVAESDAAWIQTTESMIAAGAKAIIYNCPSAAIMPALTKICNERNVFMATHFGYTGDIFPGDLGPRWVVDNTPLSDEQTFLPLMLLFEKMRRNGKRKLLHHQAHKTVATCSTVYINLGVFQAWQFYPEMQVLGHQYGEWNYEGGRKAAEASLAIRTDYEALWGANDSQTMGALKACEDRGLKLGPYTASRDMEMTTAEAILKGNFLVTAGFAIPYFGGRMVPMLYDMCVGAWYPLKDEMVQAGRIDCYGRPGEIEELARGARLIYHPNFKLGPTAENLEKILKQMKAKTPNYPYDFRRLSLSKCQELGLAYDRHAGGGTHLGQHDYYFPAKLRKFGSIQALKKHVAALHKHFLDFRWADTWEQAQEYAKGFPPELKTEPVWV; encoded by the coding sequence ATGGGCACAAGCGGGTTGACCCGCCGCGAATTCGTTCGCGGCGCGGCACTGACCGGCATGGGGCTGTGGGCGGGGACCTACGCCCGATCCTTCGTCCCGACACCGACAAAGGCGGAAGCCGCCGCGGCTGCTGACGAGAGGCGCAAACTCGCCCGCCAGTATCAGAACGCCAAACCCGGCGAACGGTTCACCATCGGGCACATCACCTGGGGGTTGGCCCAGGAGTACCTGATGATGTGCTACCAGGCCAGCGAGCAGGCCTGCCGGCAGCTCGGCCTGAAGTTCGCCGGCGCGGTGGCCGAGTCCGATGCGGCCTGGATCCAGACCACCGAGAGCATGATCGCCGCCGGGGCCAAGGCGATCATCTACAACTGCCCCTCGGCGGCCATCATGCCCGCGCTGACCAAGATCTGCAACGAACGCAATGTGTTCATGGCCACCCACTTCGGCTACACCGGGGACATCTTCCCGGGCGACCTCGGCCCGCGATGGGTCGTCGACAACACGCCGCTCTCCGACGAGCAGACGTTCCTCCCCCTGATGCTGCTGTTCGAAAAGATGCGGCGGAACGGGAAGCGGAAACTGCTGCACCATCAGGCGCACAAGACGGTGGCCACCTGCTCCACCGTCTATATCAACCTCGGCGTCTTCCAGGCCTGGCAGTTCTATCCCGAGATGCAGGTTCTCGGTCACCAATACGGGGAGTGGAACTACGAGGGGGGCCGCAAGGCGGCCGAAGCGTCGCTGGCCATCCGGACCGACTACGAGGCGTTGTGGGGCGCCAACGATTCCCAGACCATGGGCGCCCTGAAGGCGTGCGAAGACCGCGGCCTGAAGCTGGGCCCCTACACCGCTTCCCGGGATATGGAGATGACCACGGCGGAGGCCATCCTGAAGGGCAACTTCCTGGTGACCGCCGGGTTTGCCATCCCCTACTTTGGCGGGCGCATGGTCCCCATGCTCTACGACATGTGTGTGGGCGCCTGGTATCCGCTGAAGGATGAGATGGTGCAGGCCGGTCGGATCGACTGCTACGGGCGGCCTGGAGAGATCGAGGAGCTGGCCAGGGGGGCGCGGCTGATTTACCATCCGAACTTCAAGCTGGGCCCGACCGCGGAGAATCTGGAGAAGATTCTCAAGCAGATGAAGGCGAAGACGCCCAACTACCCCTATGACTTTCGGCGTCTCTCGCTCTCGAAGTGCCAGGAGCTCGGTCTGGCCTACGACCGCCATGCCGGCGGCGGCACGCATCTGGGGCAGCATGACTATTACTTCCCGGCCAAGCTCAGGAAGTTCGGCAGCATTCAGGCTCTGAAGAAGCATGTCGCCGCGCTGCACAAGCACTTCCTCGACTTCCGCTGGGCGGACACCTGGGAACAGGCGCAGGAATACGCCAAGGGGTTCCCTCCGGAGCTGAAGACGGAGCCGGTCTGGGTGTAG
- a CDS encoding DJ-1/PfpI family protein: protein MKILMLVGDYVEDYEVMVPFQALQMVGHTVHAACPGKKQGEAVRTAVHDFEGDQTYSEKRGHNFTLNATFDEIRETDYDGLVIPGGRAPEYIRLQPRVLEIVRHFAQVGKPIAAICHGVQVLAAADVLRGRRCTGYSAVGPEVKLAGATWVDVPVDQAVADEMLITAPAWPAHPAWLARFLEALGTRIEHRKAA, encoded by the coding sequence ATGAAGATCCTGATGCTCGTGGGGGACTACGTCGAGGACTACGAGGTGATGGTCCCGTTCCAGGCCCTGCAGATGGTCGGCCATACGGTCCACGCCGCCTGTCCGGGCAAGAAGCAGGGCGAGGCGGTGCGGACGGCGGTGCACGACTTCGAAGGGGATCAGACCTACAGCGAAAAGCGCGGCCATAACTTCACCCTCAACGCGACCTTCGACGAGATCCGGGAGACCGACTATGACGGCCTGGTCATCCCCGGCGGGCGGGCGCCCGAGTACATCCGCCTGCAGCCGCGGGTCCTGGAGATTGTCCGGCACTTCGCGCAAGTCGGCAAGCCCATCGCCGCCATCTGCCACGGCGTGCAGGTGCTGGCGGCGGCGGACGTCCTGCGGGGCAGACGGTGCACCGGCTACTCCGCCGTCGGCCCGGAGGTGAAGCTGGCGGGCGCGACGTGGGTCGATGTGCCGGTGGATCAGGCGGTGGCGGACGAGATGCTGATCACCGCCCCGGCCTGGCCGGCCCATCCCGCGTGGCTGGCCAGGTTCCTGGAGGCACTCGGCACCCGGATCGAGCATCGCAAGGCGGCCTGA
- a CDS encoding ArsA family ATPase — MVQQLTRPAGWEALVERSMRQVVDAMPTLKYLYFGGKGGVGKTVMAGAAALALARQGRRVLLVSTNPVHSLSGLLDQDVFGRATPVAGVPSLWAHEIDTRETIERSKREIKEKIDWFLKYAEIRTRADAFVESATMNPAFEESAMFESMIDIIFRDEYEVYVFDTAPTANARRLLGMSAVYAMWVQKMVRSREEARSLRRLLSYSKKDEADPLLDYLLRFRDRIEAARRLLTDSALTAFFFVTLPEALPIAVIRRFISWFHEFGIPVGGVIVNGVIERGLVTETTPQFVLNRVIAQEAYREEIARAFPGMVRAVVPLFETEVRGVPVLERVAQVLFA, encoded by the coding sequence GTGGTCCAGCAACTGACTAGACCGGCCGGCTGGGAGGCCCTGGTGGAGCGGTCGATGCGTCAGGTCGTCGACGCGATGCCCACATTGAAATACCTCTATTTCGGCGGCAAGGGCGGGGTCGGCAAGACCGTGATGGCCGGCGCGGCGGCCCTGGCCCTGGCCCGCCAGGGCCGCCGCGTCCTGCTGGTCTCCACCAATCCGGTGCACAGTCTGAGCGGCCTGCTGGACCAGGATGTGTTCGGCCGCGCCACGCCGGTGGCCGGCGTGCCGTCGCTGTGGGCGCACGAGATCGACACGCGGGAGACCATCGAGCGATCGAAGCGGGAGATCAAAGAGAAGATCGACTGGTTCCTCAAATATGCTGAGATCCGCACCAGAGCCGACGCCTTTGTCGAGTCGGCCACGATGAACCCGGCCTTCGAGGAATCGGCGATGTTCGAGAGCATGATCGACATCATCTTCCGCGACGAGTACGAGGTGTACGTCTTCGATACGGCGCCGACCGCCAACGCCCGGCGGCTGCTGGGGATGTCCGCCGTGTACGCGATGTGGGTGCAGAAGATGGTGCGCAGTCGCGAGGAGGCGCGCTCCCTGCGCCGCCTCCTCTCCTACAGCAAGAAGGACGAGGCCGATCCGCTGCTGGATTACCTGCTGCGGTTTCGCGATCGCATCGAGGCCGCCCGGCGGCTGCTCACCGACAGCGCGCTGACGGCGTTCTTCTTCGTCACCCTGCCGGAGGCACTGCCCATCGCGGTGATCAGACGGTTCATCTCCTGGTTCCACGAGTTCGGCATTCCCGTCGGCGGGGTCATCGTCAACGGGGTCATCGAGCGCGGCCTGGTCACGGAGACCACGCCGCAGTTCGTCCTCAACCGGGTCATCGCGCAGGAGGCCTACCGCGAGGAGATCGCCCGGGCCTTCCCCGGCATGGTGCGCGCCGTCGTCCCGCTCTTCGAGACGGAGGTCCGCGGTGTGCCGGTCCTGGAGCGTGTGGCGCAGGTGCTGTTCGCCTGA
- a CDS encoding TRC40/GET3/ArsA family transport-energizing ATPase — protein sequence MPSPEPAGSRLARYFTDFPDRRYIMFGGKGGLGKTTFSAATAYHLARRGYKVLVFSVDPQASLSDIFQRDIFGRGPVEIVPGLFAQEIDADQRIRAYQQEIRQKILDMYGFDRVPEEIEHYIAAASAEPAMEESAIFDQVVDIVVTGGYDYFIYDLVPLGHALYYLSMASVYDEWIERITRLREEMQQYAEMAARMKGEQLQEDLILAELQDIRRRITISSSILTDAARTAFFFVIIPEEMALLDTRKAAQLFAKFQVPISGYIVNRVLPETLAQQDIPEYLRRRLQMQRGHLEEIRTLFGGEVLAYVPEFERDVTGLAMIERMADAMFGGNGRGPATD from the coding sequence ATGCCCTCTCCTGAGCCGGCGGGCAGCCGGCTGGCGCGATACTTCACGGACTTCCCCGACCGCCGATACATCATGTTCGGCGGCAAGGGCGGGCTGGGGAAGACGACCTTCTCCGCGGCCACCGCCTACCATCTGGCGCGCCGGGGATACAAGGTACTGGTGTTCTCCGTGGACCCCCAGGCGTCGCTGTCCGATATCTTCCAGCGCGACATCTTCGGCCGGGGCCCCGTGGAGATCGTGCCGGGGTTGTTTGCCCAGGAGATCGACGCCGACCAGCGGATCCGCGCCTACCAGCAGGAGATCCGCCAGAAGATCCTCGACATGTACGGGTTCGACCGCGTGCCGGAGGAGATCGAGCACTACATCGCGGCGGCGTCGGCCGAACCGGCCATGGAGGAGAGCGCGATCTTCGACCAGGTGGTGGATATCGTCGTGACCGGGGGGTACGACTACTTCATCTACGATCTGGTGCCCCTCGGCCACGCCCTCTACTACCTGAGCATGGCCAGCGTCTACGACGAGTGGATCGAGCGCATCACCCGGCTGCGGGAAGAGATGCAGCAGTACGCGGAGATGGCGGCGCGGATGAAGGGGGAGCAGCTCCAAGAAGATCTGATCCTGGCCGAGCTGCAGGACATCCGCCGGCGCATCACCATCAGCAGCAGTATCCTGACCGATGCCGCCCGCACCGCCTTCTTCTTTGTCATCATCCCCGAGGAGATGGCCCTGTTGGATACACGGAAGGCCGCCCAGCTGTTCGCCAAGTTCCAGGTGCCGATCAGCGGGTACATCGTGAACCGCGTCCTGCCCGAAACCCTGGCCCAGCAGGACATCCCCGAGTACCTGCGTCGCCGCCTGCAGATGCAGCGGGGCCACCTGGAGGAGATCCGTACGCTGTTCGGGGGGGAGGTCCTGGCCTACGTCCCTGAGTTCGAGCGGGACGTGACCGGCCTGGCGATGATCGAGCGGATGGCCGACGCCATGTTTGGAGGGAACGGGCGTGGTCCAGCAACTGACTAG